In Nostoc sp. CENA543, a single genomic region encodes these proteins:
- the larB gene encoding nickel pincer cofactor biosynthesis protein LarB, which produces MTQPETLRSLLEAVANGKVTPDMALNSLKDLAYEPVGEFAKIDHHRHLRTGFPEVIWGPGKTPAQIAQIMEVMRQRNPVVMATRIEPEVYNVLQPKIRGLRYYELAKICAITPSHIEPQFEGVIGILSAGTADLPVAEEAAVTAELSGFRVLRLWDVGVAGIHRLLSNRHLIQSASVLIVVAGMEGALPSVVAGLADCPVIAVPTSVGYGASFGGLAPLLTMLNSCAAGVGVVNIDNGFGAAVLAGQILRTAEKLRMASATS; this is translated from the coding sequence GTGACTCAACCTGAAACTTTGCGATCGCTCTTAGAAGCGGTTGCCAATGGTAAAGTTACCCCAGATATGGCTTTAAATTCTCTCAAGGATTTAGCCTATGAACCTGTGGGGGAGTTTGCCAAAATTGACCATCATCGTCATCTGAGAACTGGTTTCCCTGAAGTTATTTGGGGGCCAGGAAAAACACCAGCGCAAATTGCCCAAATTATGGAAGTTATGCGTCAGCGTAACCCTGTGGTGATGGCTACTCGCATTGAACCGGAAGTCTATAATGTATTGCAACCAAAAATTCGGGGTTTACGCTACTACGAACTAGCAAAAATTTGCGCCATTACCCCATCTCACATCGAACCGCAGTTTGAGGGGGTAATCGGGATTCTCTCTGCGGGTACGGCTGATTTACCTGTGGCGGAGGAAGCTGCTGTCACGGCTGAACTTTCAGGGTTTCGTGTGCTGCGACTTTGGGATGTGGGTGTGGCAGGCATTCATCGATTATTAAGTAACCGCCATTTGATTCAATCAGCGTCAGTATTAATTGTAGTTGCAGGGATGGAAGGGGCTTTACCCAGTGTAGTGGCGGGTTTGGCAGATTGTCCGGTAATTGCTGTCCCTACAAGTGTTGGTTATGGTGCTAGCTTTGGCGGTTTAGCACCATTATTAACTATGTTGAATTCCTGTGCGGCTGGGGTAGGAGTCGTCAATATTGATAACGGTTTTGGCGCAGCTGTCCTAGCTGGGCAGATTTTGCGAACAGCCGAGAAATTACGGATGGCATCCGCTACATCTTGA
- the argH gene encoding argininosuccinate lyase, which translates to MTEKQTWSQRFESALHPAIASFNASISFDIELIEYDLTGSQAHAQMLAHTGIISPDEGEQLVAGLEKIRQEYRQGQFQPGIDAEDVHFAVERRLTEIVGDVGKKLHTARSRNDQVGTDTRLYLRDQIQHIKQLIREFQGVLLDIAEQNVETLIPGYTHLQRAQPLSLAHHLLAYFQMAQRDWERLGDVHRRVNISPLGCGALAGTTFPIDRHYTAKLLHFDDIYANSLDGVSDRDFAVEFLCAASLIMVHLSRLSEEIILWSSEEFRFVTLKDSCATGSSIMPQKKNPDVPELVRGKTGRVFGHLQAMLVIMKGLPLAYNKDLQEDKEGLFDSVKTVKACLEAMTILLGEGLEFRTHRLNEAVTEDFSNATDVADYLAARGVPFREAYNLVGKVVKTSIAAGKLLKDLTLDEWQQLHPAFQADIYTAISPKTVVAARNSYGGTGFEQVNKAILAARSQISE; encoded by the coding sequence ATGACCGAAAAACAAACGTGGAGTCAGAGGTTTGAATCAGCGTTGCATCCAGCGATCGCCAGTTTTAATGCCAGTATTAGTTTTGATATAGAGTTAATCGAATACGACCTCACAGGCTCTCAAGCCCATGCCCAGATGTTGGCGCATACGGGAATTATTTCCCCGGACGAAGGGGAACAATTAGTGGCTGGTTTGGAAAAAATTCGTCAAGAATACCGCCAAGGGCAATTTCAACCTGGTATTGATGCTGAAGACGTTCACTTTGCTGTAGAACGACGCTTGACGGAAATTGTCGGTGATGTGGGGAAAAAACTACATACGGCGCGATCGCGTAATGATCAAGTAGGTACAGATACTAGGCTTTACTTGCGTGACCAAATTCAACACATCAAACAGCTAATACGAGAATTTCAGGGTGTATTACTAGATATTGCTGAACAAAATGTAGAAACTCTCATTCCTGGTTACACCCACCTGCAACGCGCCCAGCCTCTAAGTTTAGCTCATCACTTGTTGGCTTACTTCCAAATGGCACAACGCGACTGGGAACGTCTAGGTGATGTTCATCGCCGGGTAAATATTTCGCCTTTGGGTTGCGGTGCTTTAGCTGGGACGACATTCCCCATAGATAGACATTACACCGCTAAACTATTGCATTTTGATGATATTTATGCTAACAGCTTGGATGGAGTGAGCGATCGCGATTTTGCTGTCGAATTTTTGTGTGCTGCTAGCTTGATTATGGTTCATCTGAGTCGGCTATCTGAAGAAATTATTTTGTGGTCATCAGAAGAATTTCGCTTTGTCACCCTCAAAGATAGCTGTGCTACTGGCTCTAGTATCATGCCACAAAAGAAAAATCCTGATGTGCCTGAATTGGTACGCGGTAAAACAGGCCGAGTCTTTGGTCATCTCCAGGCAATGCTAGTGATTATGAAGGGACTGCCTTTAGCCTATAACAAAGATTTGCAAGAAGACAAAGAAGGTTTATTTGATAGCGTCAAAACTGTCAAAGCCTGTCTGGAAGCTATGACTATTTTGCTTGGAGAGGGTTTAGAATTCCGCACTCACCGCCTGAATGAAGCTGTCACAGAAGATTTTTCTAACGCCACCGATGTTGCAGATTATCTAGCAGCTAGGGGAGTTCCTTTCCGAGAAGCTTATAATCTTGTAGGTAAGGTAGTAAAAACTAGTATTGCCGCAGGTAAACTCTTAAAAGATTTAACCTTAGATGAATGGCAGCAACTACACCCAGCTTTTCAAGCAGATATCTATACAGCTATATCCCCAAAAACAGTTGTAGCCGCACGTAACAGTTACGGCGGCACAGGTTTTGAGCAGGTAAATAAAGCTATTTTGGCTGCCCGTAGTCAAATATCAGAGTAG